From the genome of Fimbriimonadaceae bacterium, one region includes:
- the pstA gene encoding phosphate ABC transporter permease PstA, whose translation MIVSTGNLPARKLKARIFGALCFGAILIAFLLLMALLYKVGVDGYAKLSPAFFSNPPSSRASRAGIMVGLWGTIWVILLTIVIAVPIGIAAAIFLEEFTHRKTRFTEFIQITISNLAGVPSIVYGLLGLAVFVRWLAFDRSVLSGALTMALLILPMIIIVSQEALKAVPKSFREGSYALGGTHWQTISRQVLPSAFPGILTGIILAISRAMGETAPLITIGAVTFINYAPTKVSDQFTVLPIQIFNWTSRPEKEFAQVAAGGIIVLMGALLLTNALAIFLRSRTQRKAV comes from the coding sequence ATGATCGTTTCAACGGGGAATCTGCCCGCACGCAAGCTCAAAGCCCGCATCTTTGGTGCGCTTTGCTTTGGGGCGATCCTTATCGCCTTCCTCTTGTTGATGGCTTTGCTCTACAAAGTCGGAGTAGATGGCTATGCCAAACTCTCCCCGGCTTTCTTCTCCAATCCACCCTCAAGCCGAGCGTCAAGAGCAGGAATTATGGTGGGGCTGTGGGGAACGATTTGGGTGATCCTCTTAACGATAGTTATCGCGGTTCCGATTGGGATCGCTGCTGCGATCTTCCTTGAGGAGTTCACTCACCGTAAAACCCGATTCACCGAGTTCATCCAGATCACCATTTCTAACTTGGCAGGCGTACCCTCCATCGTTTACGGACTGCTTGGTCTTGCCGTCTTCGTACGTTGGCTGGCCTTCGACCGCAGCGTCCTATCTGGAGCGCTAACGATGGCGCTTTTGATTCTGCCGATGATCATCATCGTCTCCCAGGAGGCCCTGAAAGCCGTTCCTAAGTCGTTCCGCGAGGGTTCGTACGCTTTGGGTGGCACTCACTGGCAGACCATCAGCAGGCAGGTTCTGCCAAGCGCTTTCCCTGGCATTCTTACTGGGATCATTCTCGCGATCTCGCGCGCCATGGGTGAGACAGCTCCGTTGATCACCATCGGCGCGGTGACGTTTATAAACTATGCGCCAACAAAGGTGAGCGATCAGTTCACCGTACTCCCTATTCAAATCTTTAACTGGACATCACGGCCAGAAAAAGAGTTCGCCCAGGTTGCTGCTGGGGGGATTATCGTTCTGATGGGGGCTTTGCTGCTGACCAATGCGCTGGCGATCTTCTTAAGATCGCGAACCCAGCGCAAAGCAGTGTAG